A genomic window from Desulfonatronum thiosulfatophilum includes:
- the cobJ gene encoding precorrin-3B C(17)-methyltransferase — protein sequence MDKKKMDVAEKSPANVSGPGWLKIVGLGPGSSDLLTPQALQALEQSQAIVGYSVYIDLIPLEILAGKEVLASGMRREIERCNRAVELALEGVNTALVSSGDAGIYGMAGPCLEVLEQLGALDRVECEVISGVPALAAAAGLLGAPLMHDFAVISLSDLLTPWKRIVQRIELASRADFVLVLYNPRSKGRDRQLAQAVDIALRFKSPETPVGLVRNAYRPDQEVSVFPLHQVPVERVDMLSILFIGNSQTRFLGNRMLTPRGYPL from the coding sequence ATGGACAAGAAAAAAATGGATGTAGCTGAAAAATCTCCCGCGAATGTTTCCGGCCCCGGCTGGCTCAAAATCGTCGGCCTCGGCCCCGGAAGCAGCGACCTGCTGACGCCCCAGGCTCTCCAGGCTCTTGAACAATCGCAAGCCATCGTGGGATACAGCGTGTATATCGACCTGATCCCCTTGGAGATTCTGGCCGGCAAGGAAGTGTTGGCCTCGGGCATGCGCCGGGAGATTGAACGTTGCAACCGGGCCGTGGAACTGGCCTTGGAGGGAGTGAATACCGCGCTGGTCAGCAGCGGCGATGCCGGAATCTACGGAATGGCCGGTCCATGTCTGGAAGTCCTGGAGCAGCTCGGCGCCCTGGACCGAGTGGAATGTGAAGTCATTTCCGGCGTTCCGGCCCTTGCGGCGGCGGCAGGCCTCCTGGGCGCGCCGTTGATGCATGATTTCGCGGTGATCAGCCTCAGCGACCTGCTCACGCCCTGGAAACGGATCGTCCAACGCATCGAGCTCGCCAGCCGGGCTGATTTCGTTCTTGTTCTCTATAACCCGCGCTCCAAGGGGCGGGACCGGCAACTTGCCCAGGCCGTGGACATCGCGTTGCGCTTCAAGAGTCCGGAGACCCCGGTGGGCCTGGTACGCAACGCCTACCGACCGGACCAGGAAGTTTCGGTCTTCCCTTTGCATCAGGTACCCGTCGAACGCGTGGACATGCTCAGCATTCTGTTTATCGGCAACAGCCAGACCCGTTTTCTCGGCAACCGGATGCTCACGCCAAGGGGATATCCGCTGTGA
- a CDS encoding secondary thiamine-phosphate synthase enzyme YjbQ, whose amino-acid sequence MHELSVQTPQREFMVDITAQVQDFVRNRELRNGMVILFCPHTTAGLTINENADPTVTRDILTTLRRLIPHQGDYQHAEGNSDAHVKAGLMGSDLRILVEEGRLMLGMWQGIFLTEFDGPRSRKVWIQWFASSTAA is encoded by the coding sequence ATGCATGAACTTTCCGTACAAACGCCGCAACGTGAGTTCATGGTTGATATTACTGCGCAGGTGCAGGATTTCGTTCGCAACCGTGAACTCCGCAACGGCATGGTGATCCTGTTCTGTCCGCATACCACCGCCGGATTGACCATCAATGAAAATGCCGACCCCACGGTTACCCGGGATATTCTGACGACCCTGAGGCGGCTTATCCCGCATCAGGGCGACTACCAGCATGCTGAAGGCAATAGCGACGCCCATGTGAAAGCCGGCCTTATGGGCTCGGACCTCCGAATTTTAGTGGAGGAGGGGAGGCTGATGCTGGGGATGTGGCAAGGCATCTTTCTGACGGAATTCGACGGGCCGCGGTCTCGCAAGGTATGGATCCAGTGGTTCGCCTCATCGACGGCAGCCTGA
- the selB gene encoding selenocysteine-specific translation elongation factor, with the protein MPIIMGTAGHIDHGKTSLVKALTGIDCDRLQEEKKRGITIELGFAFLDLPGGIRLGVVDVPGHERFVKNMVAGAAGIDFVVLVIAADEGVMPQTREHLEICTLLGIRRGLVALTKVDMVDEEWLELVQEDVRAFLEPTFLGEAPVVPVSAHKGLGLEELRQRISALAGEFQRDSRSDVFRLPIDRIFTMRGHGTVATGTLVSGTLKVGDELEITPWSLKSKVRGLQVHGDSQERAEVGQRTAVNLHGLEVEELERGMVLTHPGSLFPSTTWDVELTCLPSTPKALKHRTQIHFHHGTKETLARIYFLDRDKLEPGDTAMTQVRFEEPMVGMYGDRCVLRSFSPLRTVAGGKVVNPLGRKVKRFSAVVDKLAALGEALGDQRILLQLELAGLSGLTFAQLRALTCLDTKELEKLLQTLGGRQDAFLFERDNRTYVHGRLVQELCAGIVEFTADFHRREPMKQGISRSALASGWGRKLHPKLFHFVLERTQKQGELTADGDLFRLPTHKVSLASDQAKLRSAILDAFRKGGVTPPNVKDVLAPLDLEMKDAAPVFRLLQEQGELVKVKEDMFFTTEAMNQLKGMIRDFFRDKEEMEPSDFKTVTGLTRKFSIPLLEYLDKEKMTVRVGDKRRLRSGG; encoded by the coding sequence ATGCCGATCATCATGGGCACGGCGGGGCATATCGACCACGGCAAGACCAGCTTGGTGAAAGCCTTGACCGGCATAGACTGCGACCGCCTGCAGGAAGAGAAAAAGCGGGGCATCACCATCGAGCTCGGCTTTGCCTTTCTGGATCTGCCCGGCGGCATACGGCTCGGGGTGGTGGACGTGCCCGGCCATGAGCGATTCGTCAAGAACATGGTGGCCGGAGCCGCGGGAATCGATTTCGTGGTTCTGGTAATTGCGGCGGACGAGGGCGTCATGCCCCAGACGCGCGAGCATTTGGAAATCTGCACGCTGCTGGGCATCCGGCGCGGGCTGGTGGCGCTGACCAAGGTGGATATGGTTGATGAGGAGTGGCTGGAGCTTGTTCAGGAAGACGTGCGCGCCTTTCTGGAGCCCACCTTTCTTGGCGAGGCCCCGGTGGTCCCTGTTTCCGCCCACAAGGGGCTGGGCCTTGAGGAACTCCGGCAGCGGATCTCCGCCCTGGCAGGGGAGTTCCAGCGGGATTCCCGTTCCGACGTTTTTCGCTTGCCCATTGACCGGATTTTCACCATGCGCGGCCATGGCACCGTGGCGACGGGCACCCTGGTCTCGGGCACGCTCAAGGTGGGCGACGAGCTGGAGATTACGCCGTGGTCCCTCAAAAGCAAGGTCCGCGGCCTGCAGGTGCACGGTGATTCCCAGGAACGGGCCGAGGTCGGGCAGCGGACCGCCGTCAACCTGCATGGTCTGGAAGTGGAGGAGTTGGAACGGGGCATGGTCCTGACCCATCCGGGAAGCCTGTTCCCCAGCACCACTTGGGATGTGGAATTGACCTGCCTGCCCTCCACGCCCAAAGCATTGAAGCATCGCACCCAGATCCACTTTCACCACGGCACCAAGGAGACATTGGCCCGTATCTATTTCCTGGACCGCGACAAGCTGGAACCGGGCGATACGGCCATGACCCAGGTCCGTTTCGAAGAACCCATGGTCGGCATGTACGGCGACCGGTGCGTTCTGCGGTCATTCTCCCCGCTACGCACCGTGGCCGGTGGAAAGGTGGTCAATCCCCTGGGCCGCAAGGTGAAACGCTTTTCCGCCGTGGTGGACAAGCTGGCTGCGTTGGGTGAAGCCTTGGGCGACCAGCGCATTCTGCTTCAGCTTGAGCTTGCCGGACTGTCCGGACTGACCTTCGCGCAACTGCGAGCCCTGACCTGCCTGGATACCAAGGAGCTGGAAAAGCTCCTCCAAACCCTGGGTGGCAGACAGGATGCCTTTTTGTTCGAACGGGACAACAGGACCTATGTCCATGGACGCCTGGTTCAGGAGCTGTGCGCGGGCATCGTGGAGTTTACGGCTGATTTTCACCGCAGGGAACCCATGAAACAGGGAATTTCACGCAGCGCCCTGGCTTCCGGATGGGGCCGGAAGCTGCATCCGAAGCTGTTTCACTTCGTCCTGGAGCGCACCCAGAAACAGGGTGAACTGACCGCGGACGGCGATCTGTTTCGTCTTCCGACCCACAAGGTATCCCTGGCCTCGGACCAAGCCAAGCTGCGAAGCGCAATTTTGGACGCATTCAGGAAAGGTGGCGTGACGCCGCCCAACGTCAAGGACGTTCTGGCGCCGTTGGACCTGGAAATGAAGGACGCCGCGCCGGTCTTTCGTCTGCTTCAGGAGCAGGGCGAACTGGTCAAAGTCAAGGAGGACATGTTTTTCACCACCGAGGCCATGAACCAGCTCAAGGGAATGATCCGGGACTTTTTCCGCGACAAGGAGGAAATGGAGCCGTCGGACTTCAAGACCGTAACCGGCCTGACCAGAAAATTCTCGATTCCCCTGCTGGAATACCTGGACAAGGAGAAGATGACCGTGCGTGTAGGCGACAAGCGCCGGCTGCGTTCTGGAGGATGA
- a CDS encoding metallophosphoesterase family protein encodes MNQLVGVISDTHGLLRSSAMNILKTCDLILHAGDICGQEIIDELQALQQTVFVRGNMDRFPSGGAIHSTASLEIAGVHFFMLHDVSQLDLDPKAAGIDVVIYGHSHSPDISYRDDVLFLNPGSIGPKRFSLPISMAVIRVENQVLHPELITLDD; translated from the coding sequence ATGAACCAACTCGTCGGCGTGATCTCGGACACCCATGGGCTGCTGCGATCCAGCGCAATGAACATACTCAAGACGTGCGACCTGATCCTCCATGCCGGCGACATTTGCGGTCAGGAGATCATTGACGAACTGCAGGCTCTGCAGCAGACCGTCTTTGTGCGTGGCAACATGGACCGGTTCCCTTCCGGGGGGGCAATTCATAGCACAGCATCCTTGGAAATCGCCGGTGTGCATTTCTTCATGCTTCATGATGTATCCCAATTGGATCTTGATCCGAAAGCCGCGGGAATCGACGTCGTAATTTACGGGCACTCCCACAGCCCGGACATCTCCTACAGAGACGACGTTCTCTTTCTCAACCCCGGCAGCATTGGTCCGAAACGATTTTCTCTGCCTATTTCCATGGCTGTGATCCGTGTCGAGAACCAGGTTCTGCATCCCGAATTAATCACTTTGGACGACTAA
- the mrtJ gene encoding JDVT-CTERM system glutamic-type intramembrane protease MrtJ: protein MQALASGWWHRDPWFYALLALGPLAWLLPEPVFRIAIWRLTIMALAEELLFRGLIQQFMLRRPLFQHRLGPLTLANVAASILFVLAHLVAQPPLWAAAVFIPSLIFGWIWDRHGRVVPCTMVHFWYNLCFFLPLSAIGSALSTCDAVNS, encoded by the coding sequence TTGCAAGCTCTAGCATCCGGTTGGTGGCACCGAGACCCTTGGTTTTACGCTCTCCTGGCCCTGGGACCCTTGGCCTGGCTGCTCCCGGAACCCGTGTTCCGCATCGCGATCTGGCGTTTGACGATCATGGCCCTGGCAGAGGAACTCCTCTTTCGCGGTCTGATCCAACAGTTCATGCTGCGCAGGCCTTTGTTTCAGCACCGCCTTGGACCGCTGACCCTGGCCAACGTGGCGGCTTCCATCCTCTTTGTGCTGGCGCACCTGGTCGCTCAACCTCCTTTGTGGGCAGCGGCCGTTTTTATCCCGTCGCTGATTTTCGGGTGGATCTGGGACAGACATGGCCGGGTTGTTCCCTGCACCATGGTTCATTTCTGGTATAATCTCTGTTTTTTTTTACCGCTTTCAGCTATAGGCAGTGCATTATCAACATGCGACGCCGTCAATTCCTGA
- a CDS encoding cobalt-precorrin 5A hydrolase: MRKPWTPAAPCTSEKRRTAVDSEASTAVWALNAKGCDLGRSLTSRLNATLFVPQKHLRCESERSFQGFAQTFAAQFRCFRRHVCIAATGIVVRCVAPVLNSKTTDPAVVVLDQDGRHVISLLGGHMGGANALAEEVARMTNGEAVITTATDTEGLPALDLLARDLNLAPHPPRLLKTVVAAMLDKDSVQLWDPEDRLRPSIRMSGHEAHFTPVDNPSQWQNAQPGIWVSWRNDAPGDAPFTLCLHPRCLVAGLGCHRGVAGADVLRFIETVFAQSGLALQSLAALGTIRSRAGEAGVREALDVLQVDAAFFSAEELAGVSTPHPSAVARRLIGTASVCEAAALLLGGTSPLLVPKVKGDGLTLAVARKDV, encoded by the coding sequence TTGAGAAAACCCTGGACGCCTGCCGCACCGTGCACTTCTGAAAAGCGCCGGACCGCAGTGGATTCCGAAGCCTCCACTGCGGTCTGGGCCTTGAACGCAAAGGGTTGCGATCTGGGGCGGTCGTTGACTTCGCGCCTGAACGCAACCCTTTTTGTTCCGCAAAAGCATCTCCGGTGTGAATCCGAACGATCGTTCCAGGGGTTTGCCCAGACTTTTGCGGCGCAGTTTCGCTGCTTCCGGCGTCATGTCTGCATTGCCGCCACCGGCATTGTGGTGCGGTGCGTCGCGCCTGTCCTGAACAGCAAGACCACGGATCCGGCCGTGGTGGTCCTGGATCAGGACGGTCGGCACGTGATCAGCCTTCTGGGCGGGCATATGGGCGGAGCCAATGCCCTGGCCGAAGAGGTCGCGCGAATGACAAACGGAGAGGCCGTGATCACCACGGCCACGGATACCGAAGGGCTGCCGGCTCTGGATCTGCTGGCAAGGGATCTCAATCTGGCGCCGCATCCTCCGCGACTGCTGAAAACCGTTGTCGCGGCCATGCTGGACAAGGACAGCGTACAGCTCTGGGATCCGGAAGATCGCCTCCGGCCCTCGATCCGCATGTCCGGCCATGAGGCGCATTTCACGCCGGTTGACAACCCCTCGCAGTGGCAAAATGCGCAACCCGGCATCTGGGTTTCCTGGCGCAATGATGCGCCAGGCGACGCACCATTCACTTTGTGCCTGCATCCGCGCTGTCTGGTGGCCGGATTGGGCTGTCACCGCGGCGTCGCCGGGGCAGACGTTCTCCGGTTCATCGAAACGGTCTTTGCCCAAAGCGGCTTGGCCCTGCAGAGCCTGGCCGCTTTGGGCACGATTCGATCCAGGGCCGGCGAGGCAGGAGTGCGGGAGGCGTTGGACGTTTTGCAGGTCGATGCCGCTTTTTTTTCCGCCGAGGAACTTGCCGGGGTGTCCACGCCTCACCCTTCGGCCGTGGCGCGGCGGCTGATCGGCACGGCCAGCGTCTGCGAAGCAGCCGCGCTGCTTCTCGGAGGAACATCCCCACTGCTGGTCCCCAAGGTGAAGGGCGACGGCCTGACCCTGGCCGTGGCGAGAAAAGATGTGTGA
- a CDS encoding universal stress protein: MPMPTDDLLKPIPEYCVTDRRLLICVGEDPALLHGVRFVSSFFQPAPDLRIDLAFTPGAGLRNGDPNRLSSDEARKWATSMLMEKGFTVGAPRSDDVWEPVLSIRDIALIAEKHRYDAVLLGRRAIHRLEEHLDTEFNEAVFDRHLDFPFWICREPDSTRTNVLLCVDGSKPGLCAADHVGWICASESRHQICVAYLAAPEKRDYRDEILILDNAVKMLQVNGIPESRITTKVLVEKDYARGILEEAQRGRYAVVAVGRAGAGRGMMVERQFGSISLLLARKLEGASLWVCGYPCKL, translated from the coding sequence ATGCCCATGCCCACTGACGACCTGCTGAAACCCATACCGGAATATTGCGTCACGGATCGAAGATTGCTGATCTGTGTCGGCGAGGATCCGGCGCTGCTGCATGGCGTTCGGTTCGTGAGCAGTTTCTTCCAGCCGGCCCCGGATCTGCGCATCGACCTCGCCTTCACGCCCGGGGCCGGACTTCGCAATGGAGATCCGAACCGCCTCTCATCGGACGAGGCCCGGAAATGGGCCACATCCATGCTCATGGAAAAAGGTTTCACCGTGGGCGCTCCACGCAGCGACGACGTCTGGGAGCCTGTTTTGAGCATCCGCGATATCGCTCTGATTGCTGAAAAACATAGATACGACGCCGTTTTGCTGGGCCGCAGGGCGATCCATCGCCTGGAGGAGCATCTGGACACGGAATTCAATGAGGCCGTTTTTGACCGGCACCTGGACTTTCCGTTTTGGATCTGCAGGGAGCCGGATTCGACCCGAACCAATGTGCTGCTTTGCGTGGACGGTTCCAAGCCGGGATTATGCGCCGCGGATCATGTCGGTTGGATATGCGCTTCCGAAAGCCGGCACCAAATATGCGTCGCCTACCTTGCCGCCCCGGAAAAGCGCGATTACCGCGACGAAATCCTGATTCTCGACAATGCGGTGAAGATGCTTCAGGTGAACGGAATTCCCGAATCACGGATCACGACCAAGGTGCTTGTGGAAAAGGATTACGCCCGTGGTATTCTTGAGGAGGCGCAACGGGGCAGGTACGCAGTTGTAGCCGTAGGGCGCGCCGGGGCCGGCCGGGGCATGATGGTCGAACGGCAGTTCGGGTCGATCAGCCTGCTGCTGGCCCGCAAGCTGGAGGGAGCGAGTTTGTGGGTTTGCGGCTACCCTTGCAAGCTCTAG
- the hemL gene encoding glutamate-1-semialdehyde 2,1-aminomutase, with translation MTDSRTLFAKAQELIPGGVNSPVRACLSVQSEPLFITRANGSRMWTVEGRELIDYVMSWGPMLLGHSHPAVVEAVHQAVDQGASFGAPCQAEIELAEMLVAALPGVDMVRMVNSGTEATMSALRLARGYTGRNKVLKFEGCYHGHSDAFLASAGSGVATLSIPGTPGVPEAVVADTLLAPYNDLDAVEALFRTHGDEIAAVIVEPVAGNMGMVLPQPGFLPTLRVLTQRHGALLIFDEVITGFRLTYGGAQNVFGIVPDLTCLGKIIGGGFPVGAYGGRREIMSRIAPCGDVYQAGTLSGNPVAMAAGVATLRELGKADYMDLTRRTKALAGELKSVLEERGVQVQLNCMASLFTLFFATDPVTDFASASKADAVTYASFFRQMRDAGVALAPSGFECAFTSFAHTDEDFEKTLDACRTVHF, from the coding sequence ATGACTGACTCCAGAACGTTGTTTGCCAAGGCCCAGGAACTGATCCCCGGTGGGGTGAACAGCCCGGTGCGCGCCTGCCTGAGCGTGCAAAGCGAGCCCCTGTTCATAACCCGCGCCAATGGTTCACGGATGTGGACCGTGGAGGGCCGGGAACTCATTGACTACGTCATGTCCTGGGGACCGATGCTCCTGGGCCACTCGCATCCCGCGGTGGTGGAAGCCGTGCATCAGGCCGTGGATCAGGGTGCGAGCTTCGGTGCTCCCTGCCAGGCCGAGATCGAGCTGGCGGAAATGCTGGTGGCCGCGCTGCCCGGGGTAGACATGGTTCGGATGGTGAATTCCGGCACCGAGGCGACCATGAGTGCACTGCGCCTTGCGCGGGGTTACACCGGCCGAAACAAGGTGCTCAAGTTTGAGGGCTGCTACCACGGCCACAGCGATGCGTTTCTGGCCAGCGCCGGTTCCGGCGTGGCCACCCTGTCCATTCCCGGCACCCCGGGAGTGCCCGAGGCCGTGGTCGCGGATACGCTCCTGGCCCCGTACAATGATCTGGACGCCGTGGAGGCGCTTTTTCGAACCCACGGCGACGAGATCGCCGCGGTCATTGTCGAGCCCGTGGCCGGAAACATGGGCATGGTCCTGCCGCAACCCGGCTTTCTGCCCACCCTCCGCGTGCTGACCCAGCGTCATGGCGCCCTGCTCATCTTTGACGAAGTGATCACCGGCTTCCGTCTGACTTACGGCGGGGCGCAGAATGTCTTCGGCATCGTTCCGGATCTGACCTGCCTGGGCAAAATCATCGGCGGCGGCTTTCCCGTAGGCGCCTACGGCGGACGCCGGGAGATCATGTCCCGCATCGCTCCCTGCGGCGACGTTTATCAGGCCGGAACGCTTTCCGGTAATCCCGTGGCCATGGCCGCGGGCGTGGCCACCTTGCGGGAGTTGGGCAAGGCCGATTACATGGATTTGACCAGGAGAACCAAGGCCCTGGCCGGCGAGTTGAAGAGCGTTCTGGAAGAGCGCGGCGTGCAAGTGCAGCTGAACTGCATGGCTTCGCTCTTCACCCTCTTTTTTGCCACGGATCCGGTTACGGACTTTGCCTCGGCTTCCAAGGCGGACGCCGTGACGTACGCCAGTTTTTTCCGCCAGATGCGTGACGCCGGGGTGGCTCTTGCGCCCTCGGGTTTTGAATGCGCGTTCACTTCCTTTGCCCATACGGACGAGGATTTTGAGAAAACCCTGGACGCCTGCCGCACCGTGCACTTCTGA
- the gltA gene encoding NADPH-dependent glutamate synthase has product MQAEEMISSPDSPARPKKGKRPMIPRQPMPEQDPRRRRYNFEEVPRGYSEETAMLEAGRCLRCKKAGCVKGCPVNINIPAFVALIAEGHFAEAADKLKEQNALPAVCGRVCPQESQCEAGCILGKKGDPVAIGRLERFAADYARTHGHEPLACAAEPSGKRVAVVGAGPAGITVAGDLARWGHHVVVFEALHLAGGVLMYGIPQFRLPKEIVQYEISNLKKHGVEIRTDMAIGMTQTVDQLLENEFDAVFIGTGAGLPMFLNIPGENAIGVFSANEFLTRINLMKAYDFPRYATAPIRPKRAITVGGGNVAMDSARTALRLGAESLIVYRRGMEEMPARVEEVHHAQEEGVEFHLLTAPKRIVTDGRNRVTGMECLRMELGEPGPRGRRRPVPVEGSEFIIPADTVIVAVGNRPNPLVPRTSSGMEVSSRGTVIANENTMMTSKPGVFAGGDIVSGAATVISAMGQGKQAARAMHKYMTGEEPPCV; this is encoded by the coding sequence ATGCAGGCTGAAGAAATGATTTCATCTCCGGATAGCCCGGCCAGGCCGAAAAAAGGAAAGCGGCCGATGATTCCCCGCCAGCCCATGCCGGAGCAGGATCCCCGGCGGCGGCGGTACAATTTCGAGGAGGTCCCTCGGGGGTATTCCGAGGAAACCGCCATGCTCGAGGCCGGTCGTTGTCTGCGATGCAAGAAGGCCGGCTGCGTCAAGGGCTGCCCGGTGAACATCAATATTCCGGCTTTTGTCGCCCTGATTGCCGAGGGGCATTTTGCCGAGGCCGCGGACAAGCTCAAGGAGCAGAACGCCCTGCCCGCTGTATGCGGCAGGGTCTGCCCCCAGGAGAGCCAGTGCGAGGCCGGATGCATCCTGGGCAAGAAGGGCGACCCCGTGGCCATAGGTCGTCTGGAGCGCTTTGCCGCGGATTACGCCCGGACTCATGGCCATGAACCTCTGGCCTGCGCCGCGGAGCCCAGCGGCAAACGCGTGGCCGTGGTGGGCGCCGGTCCGGCGGGCATCACCGTGGCCGGGGATCTGGCGCGGTGGGGGCACCATGTGGTTGTTTTCGAGGCCCTGCACCTGGCCGGGGGCGTGCTGATGTACGGCATTCCGCAGTTCCGGCTGCCCAAGGAAATCGTGCAGTACGAGATCAGCAACCTGAAAAAGCATGGCGTGGAAATCCGCACGGACATGGCCATCGGCATGACCCAGACCGTGGATCAGCTCCTGGAAAACGAATTCGACGCCGTATTTATCGGAACCGGGGCCGGATTGCCCATGTTCTTGAACATCCCGGGGGAAAACGCCATCGGTGTCTTTTCGGCCAACGAATTCCTGACCCGGATCAATCTGATGAAGGCCTACGACTTTCCTCGCTACGCCACGGCCCCGATCCGCCCGAAACGGGCCATAACCGTGGGCGGCGGGAACGTGGCCATGGATTCGGCCCGGACGGCGCTGCGTCTGGGCGCGGAATCACTGATCGTCTATCGTCGCGGCATGGAAGAAATGCCGGCCCGGGTCGAGGAAGTGCACCACGCCCAGGAAGAAGGCGTGGAGTTTCATCTTTTAACCGCGCCTAAACGGATCGTTACCGATGGTCGGAACCGGGTCACGGGTATGGAATGTCTGCGCATGGAACTGGGTGAGCCCGGACCACGGGGACGCAGGCGGCCCGTGCCGGTGGAGGGCAGCGAATTCATCATCCCGGCGGATACCGTCATTGTGGCCGTCGGCAACCGCCCCAACCCCCTGGTCCCGAGAACGTCGTCGGGCATGGAAGTAAGCAGCCGGGGAACCGTGATCGCGAATGAAAATACCATGATGACCTCCAAGCCCGGCGTTTTCGCCGGGGGGGACATCGTTTCCGGCGCGGCCACGGTGATCAGCGCCATGGGCCAGGGCAAACAGGCGGCCCGAGCCATGCACAAATACATGACCGGCGAAGAACCGCCGTGTGTTTGA
- a CDS encoding glutaminyl-peptide cyclotransferase produces the protein MRRRQFLTMAAGLAARAVTAGCFGTTFLAPPVLHARQDFPAPRQETYRVINTYPHDPKAFTQGLFFHEGRLYESTGGWGSSSLRKVELETGRVLRIHHLPARYFGEGLALWQNRLIQVTWKSGTGFVYDLETFEQLETFSYPGEGWGLTQDDQGLILSDGSNILRRLDPTTFQETGRIAVHYEGRPMRGLNELEYIEGEVWAKVFPTEDMVRIDPQTGHVLSRVVLTGILGPRRLPHDAVPNGIAYDAATQRIFVTGKLWPVLFEIRVIPR, from the coding sequence ATGCGACGCCGTCAATTCCTGACCATGGCCGCCGGATTGGCCGCCAGAGCCGTCACAGCGGGCTGTTTCGGCACGACTTTTCTTGCCCCCCCTGTCCTGCATGCCAGACAGGATTTTCCCGCTCCCCGTCAAGAAACCTACCGGGTGATCAACACCTATCCGCATGACCCCAAGGCCTTCACCCAGGGGCTGTTTTTTCACGAGGGCCGTCTCTACGAGAGCACCGGAGGCTGGGGCAGCTCCTCGTTGCGTAAAGTCGAGCTGGAGACCGGCCGGGTGCTCAGGATACATCATCTGCCCGCGCGATACTTCGGCGAGGGGCTGGCCTTGTGGCAGAATCGCCTGATCCAGGTCACATGGAAATCCGGAACCGGCTTTGTCTACGATCTGGAGACGTTTGAACAGCTGGAGACTTTTTCCTATCCCGGAGAGGGCTGGGGGCTGACCCAGGACGACCAGGGACTGATCCTCAGTGACGGTTCCAACATCCTGCGTCGGCTCGATCCGACCACATTTCAGGAAACGGGCCGGATCGCGGTGCACTATGAAGGGCGGCCGATGCGGGGCCTGAATGAGCTGGAATACATTGAGGGCGAGGTGTGGGCCAAGGTATTTCCCACGGAGGATATGGTGCGCATTGATCCGCAAACCGGTCACGTGCTGTCCCGGGTAGTCTTGACCGGCATTCTTGGCCCGCGGCGGTTGCCCCATGACGCCGTACCCAACGGCATTGCCTACGACGCCGCGACGCAGCGCATTTTCGTCACGGGCAAGCTATGGCCCGTTCTGTTTGAAATTCGGGTCATTCCCAGGTAA